TAGGGCAAACGATAAGTTTGTTGCAATAATTAAAAGAGCTTCGGATAATGGCATCTATAGTCTTGGTGCTATCCAGAATATAAGTTGACCACCAGAATCTGTAGGTACTTCAATTTTCATAGGTATGTTATTTCCAAATCCTACAGTTACATTTTGAGATATAGAAGTTACTTTAAATACATCTTTTAGAACTTCTATGCTATATACTGCTTTCGATGGAGATTCTACATTTAAGGATTTGAGGGGCTTATCTTGTTTTAGCAAAGACTTGTATGTTCTACCAGCCTCTTCTGTGGAGAGGGTAACAGTGTTTTCATCTGCAGATATTTCAACCTCTTCACCTACTAAGCTTAAATCTCTAGCAATATCCTTTAATACATCTCCATCAGTTGTAAATGTAACACTTAGGTTTACCTTAGGTTCTGTTAATTGGTCTATTGAAGTTTTTTCTCCTTTTATATAGATATTGCTTCTAGTCCCTGTTTTCTCATCTCTAACAGTAACTTTTAGGCCAGCCTCAGTCTCTTCTAAAGTAACTGTTGCACTTTTAGATTTAGCCTTTCCAAGAATTTTCTTCAAATCATTTATATTAATTTTAATTCCAAGTGGTTTGTCAATCGTATAATCTTCTAGGTATTCTTTTGGAATTTTAAATATAACCATGAGTACTTTATCATCTGTCAGATATCTTGAAAAAATACTGTCTTCAGTAAAGTTTAAAATTATTTCATCTGTAACCTTAAGCAGACCAGATAACAAGGAGTAAAAATCTTTCGCACTTGAATATGTAGCCTTAATCATTCTTCCTCATTTGTTTTTTGTTCTTTTACTTTTTTAGTCTTTTTTGCTACTTTCTTCCTTTTCTTCTTATCAGAGGAAGAATAATGAGAGGCTAATTCTTTAAACATTTTCTTTGCTTCTTCAATGCTTATTTTCCCATTAAGTAAATTGTCCCATATTTCAGTATTTTTCATTAATAATTCTATGTCGGCTACACTTAGTGCTGGTAGTTCTTCTTCTTCGCTTTCAGCTTCTACTTTCTCCTCATGCTCTTCTTCTTTTTGTGTAAATTCCTCTTCGCTTTCAGCTTCAGTGGATTCTTCCTCTTCTTCATTCTCTTTCTCATTCTCTTCCTCATCAAACATTATAATCCCCCTTTATGTCAAGTTTAGTAGATATATTTCACCCCTTAATAAATCTCTAGTCACGCAATATCCCCTTGGTAGTTTTTGTAATGTTTCATAAATTGCAGCATACAATTGAGTATCGGAACCTCCAAGCAGTTTACTCGCATAGTCTAATTCTTTGGGCTCAACTAAGTTAAATATAAAAAAGTAACTTGTATTAGCAAGTAGTTCCTTAATGTATTCACTAGTTTGGGAAATTATTATAAATCCAAATCCAAATTTTCTTCCTTCCGCAAATAATCTTTCTAATATCTGTTTACCGGATTCTTTAGATAATATAAAAGGGGCTTCATCTATAATAATTATTTTCTTTAAATTCGATATACCAGAAATATACATTGTATTTTGAATAGATTTTAATAACGTTTCTATTAAAACATATTTTATCTCATTAGTTGGTATTTTAGAAAAATCTATAATTAGATTATTTTCCAAAATCTCTGAAATATTCACATTTGAATTATTGAAGATTGATGATGATAGAAACTGAATATAAGGTTCTATTGATTGATATTTTATTATATCTTGACTTGTAGTAGCTAGTTTTTTCTTTTTTTCCAAAAGAATTAAAATATCCCTGAAAGTTGGTGGAGATAAATTCCATGTCTCACTATCATTTTCATCTATTCCTTTTTCTGCATAAGCTTCAATAATTAAGTTTGTTAGTTCGATAGTTTGTAAATTACCTAGATTAAAAAGACTTTTTATCATCAATGAAATTTCTAAGGCCCTTTCTTTTGGACTTCTACCAAATAAACTTAATGGATTTATTGTTACTTTAGAGGCATCAATTTTCTTTGCTCCTTGAACTTCGTATTCGCCATGTAAATCGAAAACTAAGTAAGATATGTTTAATGAATTCACAATCTTTTTTGCTAAAGTTGATTTTCCTACTCCACTAGTACCTATAATTATCACATTATAATTTTTACTAGAATTAAAATCCAAGTAATATATTCCATCAGTTCTAATCCATTTATACGTAGAATTTGAGGTATAAAATGCGTTATCTATTGAACTCCCCTTACCTATTTTTCCAATTATTTTTCCCACTAGGACTCCTTTGTTAGACAAACTATACGTTTTAGGGAAAATTAAGTAAGGTAATGTAATCCAATTAAATGTTATTAAGGGTAATTCGTAATAAAATCCGTAGAACGAGATTATTATGGAATCTAAAAGGCTTCCTAATAAGAAGAGAGGATTAAAGAATAATACCCAATAGAGGACTAATGATAAGCTAATGCCTATTACAAATTTTAAAGGTGAGAAGCTAAATTTCACTTTTTTGAGTTCATCAATTAGGAAATCATAAAAATTTCGTTTTACGAAAGAGTAAATAAAGAACGCAACTAATGTAACTACTAGATAGTATTCAGAATAATAGCTAATTAGTAATAATGTCTCATAAAAATTTAATCTGTTAATTATACTATAAATAGAGAAAAACGATGGTAATGAAATAATAGATAATAATACAGAATTAAATAAGATAAATGATATTACACCATTAATAACTATTACTAACGCAGTTATAGCTATAGAATATAATGAATTCTGTGTTATACTGATAAAATAAAGAATTATAGTCTCTAAAATGAGGACTGAAAGGAATATAATGTAAGACTTCACTTATATTAAACCCAAAATCTTAGTATTATTAGCTAAATGATAAGTGTTTCTCACGATTTTGTAAATAAACTTAGGGAATTAGGATATACGAGTCTTACTCCAATACAAAAAGTAGCTATCCCTATAATTCTAAAGGGTAAAAATACTTTAGTTATAGCACCTACAGGCTATGGAAAAACCGAGGCAGCTGTTTTTCCGGTGTTTTATAAGATTTATACCGAAAATTCGGTCCCTGTATCAGCGTTATATATTACCCCATTAAGAGCGTTAAACAGAGATATTGAGTTAAGATTAAAGAAGATAGGAGAAAAATTAGGTATTAAGGTTAGAGTAAGACATGGTGATTCAACTGAAAGTGAACGTAGAAGAGTACTCCTTGATCCCCCACAACTCCTTTTAACAACCCCTGAAACTTTATTATATCTAGTAATAAATGAAAAATATAGAAAATTATTTGAAAATTTGAAATGGATTATAATTGATGAACTCCAAGAAATGTTAGATGAAAAAAGGGGATATGAATTATTAATTGTTTTAGAACGTTTAAAAAGAATAAGTAAGAATCGAATACAGTTTATAGGTTTGTCTGCAACTATTGGAAATATAGAAATAGCAAAAAAGTATTTAGGAGAAGAAGTAGAAGTAGCAAAAATTGATACTAGAAAAGATATTGATATTTCATTAACAATCCCAGAACTAAAAAAGGAATATGTCGATTTATCCGTTAAGTTAGGATTAAATCCAGAGATAATAGCAAGATTCAAAAAGATAGAAGAAATCGTTAAAAACGAGAAGCCTGTTTTAATTTTTACAAATGTTAGAGAAACAACAGAATTCTTGGCCAATGAACTTTCTAAAATAACACAGCTTAAAATTTTGACCCATCATGGCTCATTATCTCGAGACGTAAGAGTTGAAGCTGAAAAAGACTTTAGAGAAGGTAACATTGATGCTTTAGTAGCTACATCTAGTTTAGAGTTAGGAATAGATATAGGTAAAATTAATGTTGTAATACAATACATGTCTCCAAGACAAGTAATACGGCTAGTTCAGAGAATTGGGAGAAGCGGACACTCTGTGAATAAATTATCTAAAGGCTATATAATACCATCAAATGATATATATGATATATTAGAATGTAAGGCCATTGTAGATAAATTGAAGGAAGGATACCTTGAAAAACCACTAATAGAATATAAGCCTTATGATGTAATTGCTCACGAAATAGCAGGTATGGTATTGGAAGGATATAGTAATCCTAAAGAGATATTTGATATAATAAGAAGTGTTTTCCTATTTAGTGATCTGACAGAAGAAGAATTTACTGAAATACTTGATATATTAGAATCTGCTAAAATTATAAAAAGGGAGAAAGATAGGATATCTCCTTCTTTCAGGCTTTGGAAGTATTATTATGAAACTAATATGATACCTGACTCATTAAGAGATTACTTGGTTATAGATCATGTAACTAACTCTAAGATAGGTACTCTGGATGAAGAATTTATTTCTGCGCTAGATGAAAATACAGTATTTGTTTTAGGCGGGAAACTTTGGAAAGTAGTTACTATTGAAGACGGAAAAGTATATGTTGAACAAGCACAATTAAAAAGTGGTATTTTACCTAGCTGGTTTGGAGAATCGATCCCAGTAGAAAAGGAGGTTGCGTTAAAAGTATATGAGTACATAAACAGAATAGCGAAAGGCGAAGAAATAGATTTACCTAAAGATACATTTAATAAATTAAGAGATCTAGTAGATAATCAATTAAAAAGAGGATATCCTTTGCCATCAGATAAAGAGATTTTGGTTGAAATAAATCATGACCTAATTGTAATTCACTCAGCTTTTGGAACCAGAGGAAATAATACATTAGGCGCAATAATTTCTGCTTTACTTTCTCGATTAAAAGGAATAAAAGCTAACTATAGGTCTGATTCGTATCACATAGCTATAGCAACCGTAATACCAATATATAAAGATGATATTATAAAAATTGTAAATATGATAAATTCATTACAAGAAAAAGATTTGGAAGAATTATTAAAAATAGCAATAAAAGAAAGTCCTCAATTTAAATGGAAATTATTAGTTGAAGCAGAAAGATTTGGAGTTATTGATAAGGGTAAAGATATTGATATTTCTTCTACATTATTGAGACCATTTATAGATACTATAGTTGGAGAAGAGGCAGTTAAGGAGCTTATTGTTAAGAACTATGATTTAAGTATCTTATCAAACGAACTAAGAAAAGTAAGCTGGAAAATATTAGAAGTACCCAGTTTTTCACCTCTAGCTAAAGAATTTTTAGATAAACTTTTAGTTTTCCGTTCTAGTGAAGATAAACCAATTATGCTAGAGGTTTATAAGAGAAAATTATTATCAAAAGAGGTAAAACTTATCTGTATGGTTTGTGGATGGAATAGCAATTTTAATGTGAGTCAGGTCCCTCCTAGATGTCCAAAATGTGGTTCTGTATTTTTGACAGTTGTTGATTTGCAAGATAATGAAAGTATTCAAATAGTTAAAAAAGCAATAAAAGGTGAAAAATTAAGTAAAAAAGAACTAAAAAAACTAGAGGAATTGAAGAGAATTTCATCGTTTTATTCTTACTATAATAAATATGTAGCAATAGGTCTTTCTGCTCCTGGAGTAGGTGTTACTAATATTAGTAAAGCGTTAGAAAAATTGAGAGAAGGAGAAGATAAGTATTATGAAGCGCTTTTAGATCTAGAGAGAAGGTTTATAAGGACTCGAAAATACTGGCACTAAGTTTAAATTTTTATGAATACGTTTTTTCATTAGGTAGTAGGTATGCCTGCGATAGAAATAGGAAGAATATGTGTAAAAACAAGAGGAAGAGAAGCAGGTAAAAAATGTGTTATTGTAGACATAATAGATGAAAATTTTGTCCTAGTAACTGGTCCTAAAGATGTTAATAAAGTTAAAAGAAGAAGAGTAAATATACTTCATTTAGAACCTACAGATAAAAAGATAGATATAAATAAGGGAGCAAGTGATGATGAAGTTAAGAAAAAATTAGAAGAAGCGGGTCTTATAGAATTTATGAAACAAGATGTTAAGCCAAAAATTCCTGTGATTTAATATGGAAATATATGATTTTATTTATAAAATAGATTCTTTTTGTAATTATAGTAATAACTGGAATATTATACAAGATTCCTATACTAATGAAAAATATGGTTACTTTGCTGATAAAAGACCCATAGAAGTTTTAATAAAAAACTCAATTATTAACGCTGATAAACCACCTGGACCTACAAGTCATGAAGTAGCTTATTGGATAAAACAAATGTTTAAGGTTTCAAAGGCTGGTCATGGGGGGACCCTAGAGCCTTGAGGGTTAAACCCTCAGGCGGGGAGACCCTAAAGTAACTGGAGTATTACCAATTGGGTTAGAAAATGCAACAAAACTAATGTCATATATTAGTTCTTCTGGGAAAGAATATGTATGCTTAATGCAAGTACATTGTGATTTTAATATAGATGAACTTAAACAAATAATTTCAAAATTTATAGGTATAATATATCAGAAACCACCCGTAAGATCCTCAGTGAAGAGAAGAACAAGAAAAAAGAAAATTTATGATATAGAGATACTTGATACGGATAAGAGATTTATTTTACTTAGGATATCCTCTGATCCTGGCACATATATGAGAAAATTATGTCATGATATTGGAGTAATATTAGGTTGCGGTGCACATATGAGAGAACTAAGGAGAATTAGATCTGGGATATTTACAGAGAAAAACTTAGTTACATTACAAGAGATTTCAGAAGCTCTTTATATGTGGAAAAACTGTAAAGATGAGAGTGATTTAAGAAAAATATTATTACCTATGGAATATGCTACTTGTGGTATGCCTAAAATATTAATTGATGATAATGCTGTTGATGCCATATCTTATGGTGCAATGCTTACAGCACCTGGAATAGTAGCTTATCAAAGGTTTAGGGTAAAGGATACTGTAGCGATATTAACACTAAAAGGAGAGCTAGTAGCTATAGGTGAAGCTGATGTAGATTCTCAAAAATTAGTAGATATGAAAAAAGGAATAGTAGTTAAGCCTAAAAGAGTTCTTATGCCTCGTGATATATATCCTAGATCGTGGAAGAAACATGGATGAATTTGTTGTTAATGATGTAGTAAATGGTATACCTTTATCATTGATAAGTAGTTATGGTGTTTTTTCTAAAAAGAAATTAGACCTTGGTACAAGAATGTTACTTGAAAATATAGTCCTCCCTGAGGAAGGAGTTGTAGCAGATATTGGTTGCGGCTACGGACCAATAGGGATTTATATTGCCTTAAAGAATCCCAATCTCAAAATTTATATGATAGATATTGATAAAAAGGCTGTTTATTTGGCTGAAAAAAATGTTAAGAGATATAAATTAGAAAATAGAGTTATAGTAATAAGAAATAATATATTAGAAAATCTTGATATACAATTAAATGGAGCATACTCAAATCCTCCTCTTAAGGCCGGTAAAGAATTTATTGAAAAGTTAGCTCAGCAAAGTTATGAGAGACTTTTACATAATGGTGTTTTAGAGGTAGTTGTGTACAAAGGAGAAAAGAATGTACTAGATATATTTGGAAAGTATTTTAATGAAGTTAAAATAATAAAAAGAGCAAAAGGTTACTCAATCATTTTAGCGGTTAAAAATTAATAGTATTAAATCATATAATTAAATTGCCGGGGTGCCCGAGTGGACTAAGGGGCTGGCCTTGAGAGCTTCAGGTTAGCCAGTGGGGATCTCCCCGCGCGGGTTCAAATCCCGCCCCCGGCGTCGTATAATATATTATTTTGAGGATAAGTCCTTATTAGTAGTTAGCTATTATATCATGTAGTAGTGAATTTTATACTCCTCTTTTATAATTTAAAGTTCCTTAATTCATAAAATCATACTTCTACTTTTCATTTACTGCATCGCTATGTTGGAGTTTGTTGACTGCCTGTTAAGCTTGCAACCATTAAATAATCTCTTAATTCTCTTGTTATAAGGAAGTTCTTTCTGACATGTTCTTTTCCATTTTTTCCAAGTCTCTCTCTTATGTTCGTATTTCTCAACAAATATAATGTATAATGGGCAGCTTCTTCTGGAGTAGTTACTAGGTAGCCAGTCACATTATTGATTACTTGTAAGGGTATACCACCTGTATTACCTCCGATTACTGGTTTTTCTTTCCATAAAGCTTCACTTACTGTTAAACCAAATCCTTCCTTTATTGACTTTTGCATAACAATGGTAGCTCCTCTCTGAAAGGCATTAATTTCTAGATCACTATTTGGAGGTAACATTAAGAGTTTAATATCCTTATCACTACCAGCTGCTTGAACGGTTTCATTATACACTATTTCACCTTCTGGATCATCAGAGGCAGGACTCCCTACATAGACTAGTTGAACATCGGTGTGTCTCTTCACTAGCTTATAAGTTTTTATCACACCTAAAGGATCCTTTGCTCTATCAAATCTTGAGACTTGAGTTATTATTGGTCTATCTGGGTCTACATCAAATTTGTAAAGGATCCTTCTCACTGTTATTTCGGGTATTGGTCTATTTTTAATACTTAGTGGATCTATAGAGGGTGGTACAATATATTGTGGTTTTATTAGATCGTCCCTCCCAAATACCGGTGAAGAAATTATTATACTATCATATTGTTGAACATATTGTTTTAAAAAGTTCCAGACGGGTTCATAGGGGTTAGAGATATCAATATGGCATCTCCATATCCATTTTCCCTTTTTTCTGAATTTTATTAGTCCAGCAGGCTGAGGATCATGGATAAATATTATATCATAATCTAAATCTAATTCATTCCCATTGATTTCTTGCCACTTATTATAAATTTCAAATGCTCCTTTAGGAAGTTCACCAAAACCATTTTGTAATGAATTATGAAAGGACTTTGTAACAGTAAAGAAATCTTTATCTCCTCTAATGACTTTCCAATCCGTTTCAATACCTAATTCTCTCATTAAGGGAACAAGTTTACTTAGTATTTCAGCTACTCCTCCTCCGCTAGGCGTAGAATTAATATGAAGAACTGATACTCCCTTTAGCTTTTCAGCTATCTTTACGATGCTATCTAACTCATCTTCACCAATTATTTCAGCGTACTTCTCGATCATGAGAATATCACCTCTTCAATCTTTCTTATTAAATCTTCTCTTAATTTTTCTTCATCAGTATAAGTTTGTGGATCAATAGAAGATAAGGAATCTGCCAACTCTTTTAACCCATAATTCTCCTCTATCCAGATCGAAAAATCATTTTTAGTAGTATATCCCATTACTCTTTTAAATATAAAGTGATATGCGATTGATCTCATAGAAATAGTAGCAATAATATCAATTAACTCACCTAAATTTCTAGCAACTTTTCCAGTTTTAAATATAACGGGATTACAAGAAACAAAATAAAATGGTCTAGATGCCCTTCCGCTTACCTTATTTTCTGTTAATATTTTAAGTAGATCTTCTCTTACATCTTCTACTGTCCTAGGTTCTTTTCCCTCAATATCAGATATTATCTGGGCTAGTCTTGAATCATGTATTTCATCTCTAATCCATACCGCAAAATCGTTGTGCATATCTTCTGGGATTACATGGCTTGAAAATAGAGGATGAAAGATATGATAGAATATTGAAAGCCCGTCTACTCTTTTAATTCCAGAAATTAATTCATCCACAGTATACGCCTTTATTCCAGCATACTTAGGTGGATAATAAGCTGCCTCAAATTCAAAAGGCTTTTGTGCAGGTTTATCTAATAACTCTCTGCTAATCATAGAAGTATTGTTATATGCAAAACATTTAAAACTCTTGTTTTAAAAAATCAGTTTTTCCAGCGTATATCATCGATCTTTCGACCCTCTTATCATCATCAAAAATTTTTATTCCCAATAGCAGATATATATGTTGCGGCCGTCGTCTAGTCTGGATTAGGACGCCGGCCTCCCAAGCCGGTAATCCCGGGTTCAAATCCCGGCGGCCGCACTGTGGGGGACACCCCCACACTCCCGCTTTCTTTCAATTTTATGTAAGTCTCAACGACGTCAATTAACGGGGCGACGTAACGCTCTTTTACCTCACCGTTTATCGTTTCCAGCTTATAGACATAATACCGACCTTTCCTCTCACGTAAAATATATTCACCGAATTTATATCTACGTTGTTTATCCGCCATTTCGCCTCACAGTATTGTGGTTGCCAATTCACATTTAAAAGCTTTGGCAACTTTTTTTTTAAAAAAAAAAAGTTGAATTGACAGAAGACGAAAAAAGATTCCGTTACTTTGCAAATAATTGAATTTCAGAGACTACTGTAGCTGGTAAAAATTTAGCGCCTTAAGATTCCTAAATAGCGATAAAGTTTCTGTTTTACTAACACTTTTAATTTCTTGGTTTTTACTTTACTTAGTTCTAGTTCCGTTACCTATAAATTATTAAACAGAGTGTAATTTTTCCGAATTTTTCTCAATTGCTTAAATTTGTATTATTTGTAGGGACCTCTGGAGACCCTATCTCATCGAACCCAATTAGGGTCTCTCAATAGAGTGTCGCCAGGTCCCCATATAAAAAATAACCATTAAACCTTTAAATTCATGTATCATATATTATAATGCCGCCGTAGCTCAGCCCGGGAGAGCGCCCGGCTGAAGAGTAGATGCACGCAGTGACCGGGTTGTCCGGGGTTCAAGTCCCCGCGGCGGCACTTATTACATAAGGTGTCTCCTGTTGTATAGAGTACTTATCGTAAAAATAACTAGTATTGATAGAAGTGTAATTAATGAAATAACTAATCATCTTTCACAACTAGGTTTTCATGTAGATGTATTAAGTCAAATAGAACATATAAACATATCTTATTTTGATTGGCAAAGATCACAATATGATGCTGAAAAAATACTAGAGTATGTTTCTTCTAAGTTTGATAAATTCCCATATGATGCAATTATAGCTATAGGAGAAATAGATGCTTATGCAAGAGGTTTGAATTTTGTTTTTGGTCTTTCTACTAAAAAATTTGGTACTGTTTTTCTTGTAAGATTAAAAAATGATTTTTATAAGAAAAAATGTAATTTCGAACTATTTATAGAGAGAGTTAAAAAAGAAGTAACGCACGAATTAGGCCATACGTTAGGTTTAGGCCATTGTTCGAATCCTACATGTGTAATGAGGTTTAGTAATTCCATTGCAGAAGTAGATAATAAATCAGCATCTTTCTGCGAAGAATGTAGAGCAAAATTAAATATCAACAACAAAAGTTAAAATGTAATAATTTCCTTTATTTTCTATTTTCATCTCATGATAAGTCATAGCTTTAACTACAGTTCTTCTTTCATGTTTGTTTGGGTCGAATTTTTCACCCCAAGCTTTTCCTTCAAGAGTTAAGTTTTTTTCATCGATATTCACATAAAACTTACTAAATAACATAATTTCAGAATCGTAGTACACTAATAAGCTCTCAATCCATCTATATAATAAATTCTCCAAATCATATCCATCTATTTTAACTTCTCTCATTTCTTTGGGTTCAACTTTACTTGTGTCAGTCATAACTTCAAAAACAGCTACCGCTGCATTTTCAAATGCCTCATTTAAATTTCTTCCGTAAGCTCGTATACCTATATCAGCAGTGTGTTCAAAGAACTCAAATTTTTGCATAAAAATATAAAGGCTAGTAGGAATTTATTTTTAATTGATGTGTAATGGGTGGAAGACAAAGAACAACTCTATTTATGACAAAAGAAGTAAAAAAAGAAGCTAAAAAAGGAGTTACTACGCAACAAACTTCTCAAAAATAA
The sequence above is drawn from the Sulfurisphaera tokodaii str. 7 genome and encodes:
- a CDS encoding DNA polymerase sliding clamp — its product is MIKATYSSAKDFYSLLSGLLKVTDEIILNFTEDSIFSRYLTDDKVLMVIFKIPKEYLEDYTIDKPLGIKININDLKKILGKAKSKSATVTLEETEAGLKVTVRDEKTGTRSNIYIKGEKTSIDQLTEPKVNLSVTFTTDGDVLKDIARDLSLVGEEVEISADENTVTLSTEEAGRTYKSLLKQDKPLKSLNVESPSKAVYSIEVLKDVFKVTSISQNVTVGFGNNIPMKIEVPTDSGGQLIFWIAPRL
- a CDS encoding tRNA pseudouridine synthase A encodes the protein MEIYDFIYKIDSFCNYSNNWNIIQDSYTNEKYGYFADKRPIEVLIKNSIINADKPPGPTSHEVAYWIKQMFKVSKAGHGGTLEP
- a CDS encoding archaemetzincin family Zn-dependent metalloprotease, translated to MYRVLIVKITSIDRSVINEITNHLSQLGFHVDVLSQIEHINISYFDWQRSQYDAEKILEYVSSKFDKFPYDAIIAIGEIDAYARGLNFVFGLSTKKFGTVFLVRLKNDFYKKKCNFELFIERVKKEVTHELGHTLGLGHCSNPTCVMRFSNSIAEVDNKSASFCEECRAKLNINNKS
- a CDS encoding DEAD/DEAH box helicase; this translates as MISVSHDFVNKLRELGYTSLTPIQKVAIPIILKGKNTLVIAPTGYGKTEAAVFPVFYKIYTENSVPVSALYITPLRALNRDIELRLKKIGEKLGIKVRVRHGDSTESERRRVLLDPPQLLLTTPETLLYLVINEKYRKLFENLKWIIIDELQEMLDEKRGYELLIVLERLKRISKNRIQFIGLSATIGNIEIAKKYLGEEVEVAKIDTRKDIDISLTIPELKKEYVDLSVKLGLNPEIIARFKKIEEIVKNEKPVLIFTNVRETTEFLANELSKITQLKILTHHGSLSRDVRVEAEKDFREGNIDALVATSSLELGIDIGKINVVIQYMSPRQVIRLVQRIGRSGHSVNKLSKGYIIPSNDIYDILECKAIVDKLKEGYLEKPLIEYKPYDVIAHEIAGMVLEGYSNPKEIFDIIRSVFLFSDLTEEEFTEILDILESAKIIKREKDRISPSFRLWKYYYETNMIPDSLRDYLVIDHVTNSKIGTLDEEFISALDENTVFVLGGKLWKVVTIEDGKVYVEQAQLKSGILPSWFGESIPVEKEVALKVYEYINRIAKGEEIDLPKDTFNKLRDLVDNQLKRGYPLPSDKEILVEINHDLIVIHSAFGTRGNNTLGAIISALLSRLKGIKANYRSDSYHIAIATVIPIYKDDIIKIVNMINSLQEKDLEELLKIAIKESPQFKWKLLVEAERFGVIDKGKDIDISSTLLRPFIDTIVGEEAVKELIVKNYDLSILSNELRKVSWKILEVPSFSPLAKEFLDKLLVFRSSEDKPIMLEVYKRKLLSKEVKLICMVCGWNSNFNVSQVPPRCPKCGSVFLTVVDLQDNESIQIVKKAIKGEKLSKKELKKLEELKRISSFYSYYNKYVAIGLSAPGVGVTNISKALEKLREGEDKYYEALLDLERRFIRTRKYWH
- a CDS encoding class I SAM-dependent methyltransferase codes for the protein MDEFVVNDVVNGIPLSLISSYGVFSKKKLDLGTRMLLENIVLPEEGVVADIGCGYGPIGIYIALKNPNLKIYMIDIDKKAVYLAEKNVKRYKLENRVIVIRNNILENLDIQLNGAYSNPPLKAGKEFIEKLAQQSYERLLHNGVLEVVVYKGEKNVLDIFGKYFNEVKIIKRAKGYSIILAVKN
- a CDS encoding glycosyltransferase encodes the protein MIEKYAEIIGEDELDSIVKIAEKLKGVSVLHINSTPSGGGVAEILSKLVPLMRELGIETDWKVIRGDKDFFTVTKSFHNSLQNGFGELPKGAFEIYNKWQEINGNELDLDYDIIFIHDPQPAGLIKFRKKGKWIWRCHIDISNPYEPVWNFLKQYVQQYDSIIISSPVFGRDDLIKPQYIVPPSIDPLSIKNRPIPEITVRRILYKFDVDPDRPIITQVSRFDRAKDPLGVIKTYKLVKRHTDVQLVYVGSPASDDPEGEIVYNETVQAAGSDKDIKLLMLPPNSDLEINAFQRGATIVMQKSIKEGFGLTVSEALWKEKPVIGGNTGGIPLQVINNVTGYLVTTPEEAAHYTLYLLRNTNIRERLGKNGKEHVRKNFLITRELRDYLMVASLTGSQQTPT
- a CDS encoding 50S ribosomal protein L14e; this translates as MPAIEIGRICVKTRGREAGKKCVIVDIIDENFVLVTGPKDVNKVKRRRVNILHLEPTDKKIDINKGASDDEVKKKLEEAGLIEFMKQDVKPKIPVI
- a CDS encoding RNA polymerase subunit Rpo13; the protein is MFDEEENEKENEEEEESTEAESEEEFTQKEEEHEEKVEAESEEEELPALSVADIELLMKNTEIWDNLLNGKISIEEAKKMFKELASHYSSSDKKKRKKVAKKTKKVKEQKTNEEE
- a CDS encoding DUF5752 family protein: MISRELLDKPAQKPFEFEAAYYPPKYAGIKAYTVDELISGIKRVDGLSIFYHIFHPLFSSHVIPEDMHNDFAVWIRDEIHDSRLAQIISDIEGKEPRTVEDVREDLLKILTENKVSGRASRPFYFVSCNPVIFKTGKVARNLGELIDIIATISMRSIAYHFIFKRVMGYTTKNDFSIWIEENYGLKELADSLSSIDPQTYTDEEKLREDLIRKIEEVIFS
- a CDS encoding archease, translating into MQKFEFFEHTADIGIRAYGRNLNEAFENAAVAVFEVMTDTSKVEPKEMREVKIDGYDLENLLYRWIESLLVYYDSEIMLFSKFYVNIDEKNLTLEGKAWGEKFDPNKHERRTVVKAMTYHEMKIENKGNYYILTFVVDI
- a CDS encoding RNA-guided pseudouridylation complex pseudouridine synthase subunit Cbf5; amino-acid sequence: MGLENATKLMSYISSSGKEYVCLMQVHCDFNIDELKQIISKFIGIIYQKPPVRSSVKRRTRKKKIYDIEILDTDKRFILLRISSDPGTYMRKLCHDIGVILGCGAHMRELRRIRSGIFTEKNLVTLQEISEALYMWKNCKDESDLRKILLPMEYATCGMPKILIDDNAVDAISYGAMLTAPGIVAYQRFRVKDTVAILTLKGELVAIGEADVDSQKLVDMKKGIVVKPKRVLMPRDIYPRSWKKHG
- a CDS encoding ATP-binding protein, whose protein sequence is MKSYIIFLSVLILETIILYFISITQNSLYSIAITALVIVINGVISFILFNSVLLSIISLPSFFSIYSIINRLNFYETLLLISYYSEYYLVVTLVAFFIYSFVKRNFYDFLIDELKKVKFSFSPLKFVIGISLSLVLYWVLFFNPLFLLGSLLDSIIISFYGFYYELPLITFNWITLPYLIFPKTYSLSNKGVLVGKIIGKIGKGSSIDNAFYTSNSTYKWIRTDGIYYLDFNSSKNYNVIIIGTSGVGKSTLAKKIVNSLNISYLVFDLHGEYEVQGAKKIDASKVTINPLSLFGRSPKERALEISLMIKSLFNLGNLQTIELTNLIIEAYAEKGIDENDSETWNLSPPTFRDILILLEKKKKLATTSQDIIKYQSIEPYIQFLSSSIFNNSNVNISEILENNLIIDFSKIPTNEIKYVLIETLLKSIQNTMYISGISNLKKIIIIDEAPFILSKESGKQILERLFAEGRKFGFGFIIISQTSEYIKELLANTSYFFIFNLVEPKELDYASKLLGGSDTQLYAAIYETLQKLPRGYCVTRDLLRGEIYLLNLT